GTGTCGGGGTCGCCGGCGGCTTGGGCTTTCTTGATCTCTTCGCCAAGCATGGCGGACCACTCGGGCCAGGCGAATAATCCTTTTTCGTGCAGCGTTAGCGCCATGGCGAAGGCGTGGGCTTCCCAGGGCGCGTGGAAGACCGGGCCGGTGGCGTCGCGGGGAATGCCTGGCACAGATTCGGCAGCGCGCCGGGCGGCTTCGGGTTCGATCAATGGTTCAGACA
This sequence is a window from Deltaproteobacteria bacterium. Protein-coding genes within it:
- a CDS encoding nitrile hydratase accessory protein, giving the protein MSEPLIEPEAARRAAESVPGIPRDATGPVFHAPWEAHAFAMALTLHEKGLFAWPEWSAMLGEEIKKAQAAGDPDTGETYYFHWLATLERMVAEKGATSSQALKEHFDAWERAMHRTPHGKPIELKTEDFGK